The DNA window CGCGCTGAACACGAACCATCTGCCGTCGGGCGAGGTGTCGCCGTGGCGCAGCATCTTCGCCTCGAAGGTCGCCGGGCTCACGTCCTGTTTGAAACGGAGCGCGTCGTTCACCATCTGCGTCGCGTGCACCTGAAAGGGGATGTTGACCGCCTTGCGCGTTGCGATGTCCACGCGGTGGATCCTGCCCTTGGCCCAGATGACGATGGACGTGCCGTCCGGCATCCACTGGAAGTTGGGATACACCCCGAAGGTGGCCCAGGTTTCCATCTGATCGTGGCTCAGGCCGTCCCACACCGGGTACTGGGCGCCGGAGGCGAGGTCGTGGGTGTAGAGCACGGTCTTCGTGCGCACGCGGTGCACGTAGGCAATGGTCTTTCCGTCCGGAGAGACCTGCGGGCGCACGGCGCCGCCGGGGCCGGCGACGATGTTCTTGATCTCGCCGCTCTCGCGGTCGACCCGGCGGATCACGTAGATGTCGCCGTTGGGGTCCTTGTTGTACTGGAAGTACGGACCGGGGCTCGTGTCCTCGCTGAAGTAGACGTAGCGCCCGTCCGGCGACACCCACGGTTCGCCCACGTCCTGCTGGTCGTTGCGGCGCTTGGTGATCTGCAACCCCTCGCCGCCACTCTCGTGGTACAGCCACATCTCGCCCGCACCCAGCGAACGCGTGCTGGTGAAGTGCTTCTTGGCCACGATGTAGTTGCCGTCCGGCGTCCACACGCCGTTGTTTACCAGGCGGAAGTCTTCCTTCGTCACCTGGCGCGGCTCCGAGCCGTCCCGGTTCATGATCCACACGTTGTCGGCGCCATCCTTGTCGGAGGTGTAACAGATGCGCGTGCCGTCGGGCGAGAAGCGCGGCTGCACTTCATAGGCGGGCCCGCCGCGCAGCAGCGTGGCCTTGCCCCCGGAGAGCGGCATGATGTAGATGTCGCCCAGCAGGTCGAAGGCGATCTGCTTCCCGTCCGGGCTCACGTCGAGGTTCATCCAGGTGCCTTCGTCGGTGTCGAACTCGACCGTCTTCGTCGGTCCGAGGGGCGCTTCCACGTCCCACTTCTTCTTGTCGTCGGACTTTGAGTCGGCCGCGTGGGCAACGCCAGCGCTGAGCAGGGCGAGCGCGCAGATCGCGCAAATGATCCTGGCGAACATCGATGGCTCCTTGGGTTTGATCCGGGGTTCGGGGAATCCCGGGAGTGTAGTGCAGGCGGACGCCGGTTTCAAACGCCATCGAAGCCGCGATTGCGGCCCCGGCCCGCCGAACCTATAATAGAAGGGTCGCATCCGGCCCTGGCCGGCTCCGGCGAGGGAAACCAACCATGCCATACCGCGTCTGCGCGTTTCTCCTCCTGCTCGTGGCGCTACCCGCCGCCGGGAGCCACGGGCAGTCCCGCGCACCCGTGAGCCCCGAGCTGCGCGCGACCATCGAACACGCCGCGCCCGCCGATCGTATTGCGGTGTGGGTGTTCCTCTCCGAGAAGGAAAGCGGCCGCCTCGACGAAGCCCGCCGGGCGCTGACACCACACGCCCGCGCCCGCCGCGCGCGCAACCGTGGCACCGCGAATCTCGTCGACGCACGCGACGTCCCCGTGAGCGACGCGTTCATCGACGGGCTGCGCGCCCAGGGAGCCCGCATCCGCCACGTGTCGCGCTGGCTCAACGCCGTTTCCATTGACGCCACCCCGGCGACACTCGAGCGCATCCAGGCGCTCCCCTACGCGCGGCGGCTCGACGTGGTCCGCGCGGGACGCGCACCGCTCCCCCAGCCCACCATCGAGTCACCCCCGCCGCGCTCCCGGGTGTCCACCGCGCTCGACTACGGCGCATCGGGGACCCAAATACAGATGATGGGGGTGGACGCGTTGCACGACCAGGGGCTCGACGGCAGCGGCATCTGGATAGCGATGTTCGACACCGGTTTCAACAACCTGGGCCACGACGCATTCCAGAATCTCGACGTCATGGTGACGCGCGACTTCGTCAACGGCGACAGTCTGGTCAGCGACCAGCCGGGACAGGCCGGCAGCGGCAACCACGGGTGCATGACCCTGAGCACCATCGGCGCCTACGCCCCGGGCAATCTCATCGGGCCCGCCTACGGCGCCACCTACATCCTCGCCAAGACCGAGAACACGGAGTGGGAGCGGCACATGGAAGAGGACGCGTGGGTGGCGGCGGCGGAGTGGGCCGACAGCATCGGCGCCGACATCATATCGAGTTCGCTGGGCTACTCCACCGGGTTCACCAACGGCGAGCCCAGCTACTCGTGGCAGGACATGAACGGCAACACCACCATCGTCACCCTGGGCGCCGACATCGCTGCCAGCCGCGGCATCCTGGTGGTAAACTCCGCGGGCAACGACGGCTTCGTTGCGCTCCCCGCCAACACGCTCATCGGCCCTTCCGACGGCGACAGTGTGCTGTGCGTGGGCGCGGTGGACGCGTTCGGATCGCGGGCGAGTTTCAGTTCGGTGGGGCCCACCTTCGACGGACGCATCAAGCCGGACGTGATGGCCATGGGGTTGAGCGTCACCGTGGCGAGCCCGTTCGACCCGACGAGCTACTTCGGAAACAGCGGGACATCGTTTTCGTGCCCGCTGGTGGCGGGAGCAGCCGCGCTGATCCTGCAGGCACGGCCCGCGGCGAGCAACCAGGCCATCATGGACGCCCTGCGCAGCACCGCGAGCCAGTCGGGAGCGCCCGGTCGCCTGATGGGATGGGGAATCATCGACGCGCCCGCGGCCGCCGACATCATCCCCACCGGCGTGGGGGATGCGCCCGCGCTCGCCGCGCGCGTGGCCATCCGCGCCGCGCGCCCCAACCCGTTCAATCCGGCCACGGTGATCGACTTCCAACTGTCCGCGCCGGGAAGGGTCTCGCTGTCGGTCTACGACGTTACCGGGCGCCTCGTCGACACGCTGCTCGACGATGCCTATCGCAGCGCCGGGGTCCACTCGGAGCGCTACCAGTCCTCGCGCGCAAGCGGGGTCTACTTCGTGAGGCTCACTGCCGGCGGCGAAACGGCCACGCGCAAGGTCGTACTGCTCAAGTAGCGCGCCTGTCAGGGGGTCGATTTCTTCTCGGGGCGAATCATGGCCAGCATCATCTTGAACTGCTCCACCGCCTTCACCGCGTGCGGCCGCCCGCCCGGCATGACGATGGCGTCCCCCGCCCGCAGACGGTGCGGCGTCCCCGCGATGGAGATCTCCACCTCGCCGTCGAGCACATGGACGAGTGCATCGTGCGGAACCGTGTGCTCGCTCAGTTCCTGCCCCGCGTCGAATGCGAAGAGGGTGACCGATCCGGCGGGCTGCTTGATCAGCGTCCGGCTCACCACCGCGCCGGCCTGGTACGCGACCAGTCCGGCGAGCGGACGCGCGTGGCCGTGAATGTCATCGTTCGTTTCCATGCGTCGATGATAGCGCGCGGGGCGTGCGCTGCGAAGCCGGAAAACCCGCGCCGGCACCCGCGGTCAGGACGGCGTGGTCATCAGCGCCGAATGCTCCAGTGGATTGAACGGATCGAAGATGGCGCCGCCCACGGCGAGCACACCCCGCTGCGGGATCCAGAAGTCGCCCAGACGTGCCTGCGGATTCACGGCTCCGGGCGGCCCGAACTCCTCCCCCGCCAGGGCCGCGCGGCTCCCGCCCACCGCCCACACGGTACGCGGACCGGCTATGAAGCGCTGGCGGCTGGGCACGCGACCGGTGAGCCGCACGCGCCCGGCACGCAGCATCACGCCCGCCACCCGCCCCATCGTGCTGAGAACCGCCCGGTTGCGCCACGCGCCGGGCGGCAGTGAGCGCGCCATCGCGTTGAGTGTCCGCGTGGCCGGCGTCGCCACCACCTGCACCTCCCAGTCGAGACGGGCGGCCGGCACCTCCACGGTGAACGCATATTCATCCCGCCACGACAGGTGGATGCCGGTCTCGACCGCCCGGGCACCCGCGGCGCAGAAATAACGCGCGCAGGAAATCGACGCCCCGACGTCCGCGTAGAACGTCCACGCGCCGGACGGCGCGCGGTGCCACACCGACGTGTAGCCGGGCCCCATCGACGACACCTGGAAGCGCCGCATTGCGAGCACGTGTCCGGAACGAAACGGCAGGCCCATGAGCCCGTAGCCGTTGAAGCGTTCGCCGCCGCCGGACGGCAGCGCGGCCGACGCTTCGAGA is part of the Candidatus Krumholzibacteriia bacterium genome and encodes:
- a CDS encoding amidohydrolase produces the protein MFARIICAICALALLSAGVAHAADSKSDDKKKWDVEAPLGPTKTVEFDTDEGTWMNLDVSPDGKQIAFDLLGDIYIMPLSGGKATLLRGGPAYEVQPRFSPDGTRICYTSDKDGADNVWIMNRDGSEPRQVTKEDFRLVNNGVWTPDGNYIVAKKHFTSTRSLGAGEMWLYHESGGEGLQITKRRNDQQDVGEPWVSPDGRYVYFSEDTSPGPYFQYNKDPNGDIYVIRRVDRESGEIKNIVAGPGGAVRPQVSPDGKTIAYVHRVRTKTVLYTHDLASGAQYPVWDGLSHDQMETWATFGVYPNFQWMPDGTSIVIWAKGRIHRVDIATRKAVNIPFQVHATQMVNDALRFKQDVSPATFEAKMLRHGDTSPDGRWFVFSAVGHIWKKRLPDGKPVRITKDERWEYYPSFSADAKWIVYTTWSNDRAGSINRVKLDGGGMKTLTTRPGFYYTPRYSPDGTKIVFDRGRGNAILGFTHGTDPGLYWMPAEGGEATLIRESGESPRFSRDGKRVYFMEGIDDNKSAYKSVRLDGGDERTLFSSKYANQYLPSPDEEWLAFTELFQAYVIPFPKTGKEVDLSGKEKAIPIKRVTRDAGSYLHWSSDSSKLHWTIGPQYFTRAIAESFAFVPGAPDSIAPPDTTGIDVGLVLDADVPTGVVALTNARIITMKGDEVIEKGTIVVDRNRITAVGASVEVPKGAKVID
- a CDS encoding S8 family peptidase; this translates as MPYRVCAFLLLLVALPAAGSHGQSRAPVSPELRATIEHAAPADRIAVWVFLSEKESGRLDEARRALTPHARARRARNRGTANLVDARDVPVSDAFIDGLRAQGARIRHVSRWLNAVSIDATPATLERIQALPYARRLDVVRAGRAPLPQPTIESPPPRSRVSTALDYGASGTQIQMMGVDALHDQGLDGSGIWIAMFDTGFNNLGHDAFQNLDVMVTRDFVNGDSLVSDQPGQAGSGNHGCMTLSTIGAYAPGNLIGPAYGATYILAKTENTEWERHMEEDAWVAAAEWADSIGADIISSSLGYSTGFTNGEPSYSWQDMNGNTTIVTLGADIAASRGILVVNSAGNDGFVALPANTLIGPSDGDSVLCVGAVDAFGSRASFSSVGPTFDGRIKPDVMAMGLSVTVASPFDPTSYFGNSGTSFSCPLVAGAAALILQARPAASNQAIMDALRSTASQSGAPGRLMGWGIIDAPAAADIIPTGVGDAPALAARVAIRAARPNPFNPATVIDFQLSAPGRVSLSVYDVTGRLVDTLLDDAYRSAGVHSERYQSSRASGVYFVRLTAGGETATRKVVLLK
- a CDS encoding cupin domain-containing protein, with translation METNDDIHGHARPLAGLVAYQAGAVVSRTLIKQPAGSVTLFAFDAGQELSEHTVPHDALVHVLDGEVEISIAGTPHRLRAGDAIVMPGGRPHAVKAVEQFKMMLAMIRPEKKSTP